The sequence below is a genomic window from Callithrix jacchus isolate 240 chromosome 16, calJac240_pri, whole genome shotgun sequence.
TCGCTggctgaaggctttcccacaagCAGCACAGTCAAAGGGCTTCACCCCAGTATGAATCCTCTGGTGCTGGATGAGGACGGAACGCTGACTGAAAGCTTTCCCACACTCACTGCATTTGTAGGGGCGCTCACCGGTGTGGATAATCTGATGCTGAATGAGGTGTGAGCTCTGGCTGAAGCCCTTACCACATTCAACACAGGTGTAGGGTTTTTCACCAGTATGAACTTTCTGGTGGTGAATGAGATTTGAGCTTCGGTTGAAGGCCTTACCACACTGGTTACATTCGTGGGGCTTCAGCCCAttatgaattctctgatgctgAATGAGTGTTGAGCTCTGGCTGAAGGTTTTTCCACATTCagtacattcatagggtttctctccagtgtggacTCGCTGGTGAAGAATAAGATTGGAGCTACGACCGAAGGTCTTCCCACATTCATGACACTCATAGGGTTTGTCACCTGTGTGCACGCCCTGGTGCTGAATGAGGGCTGAGCTGTGGCTGAAGGCCTTCCCACAGACATTGCATCTGTATGGCTTCTCACCCGTGTGAATTATCTGGTGCTTTCGGAGAACTGAGCTGTAACTAAAGGCTTTTCCACATACATTACACACATGAggcttttctccagtgtgaattctccgATGCTGAATAAGGCTGGAGCTCTGACTAAATGCTTTCCCACAGTCGCTGCActtatagggtttctctccagtgtgaaccCTGTGGTGCTTAATGAGGTTCGAGACCCGACTGAAGGGCTTGCCACAATCATTACACTCATaaggcttctctccagtgtggaCCCTCTGGTGCTTCCTCAGGTGTGCACTCTGGCTGAAGGTTTTCCCACACTCACCACACTCAAAAGGCTTCTCACCTGTGTGAGTCCTGTGGTGTTTGACGAGGTTTGAGCTTCGCCTGAAGGCCTTCCCACACTCGCTGCATACATACGGCTTCTCCCCAGAATGGATTCGTTGATGTTGGATGAGGTTTGAGCTCCGCCTAAAAGCCTTCCCACATTCACTGCATTCATATGGCTTCTCACTTATGTGGGACTTTTGGTGCTTCTTAAGGCTTGAGTTCTGGCTGAaagcttttccacattcattacacATATAAGGTCTCTCATTGCTGTGGTGACTCTGATGCTTAGAAAAGTCTGAGTGCCCATGGAAGGCTTTCCCACACTCGCTGCACTGGTAGGCTTTCTCACTCATGTTAGATCGATGATGGTTTTTAAGAACTGAGTTCTGGCTGAAGGTTTTCCCACAATCATCACACATAAAGGAAGTCTCCCCAGTGTGGGCTATTTGATGCTCAATAAGATCAGGATTTCCTCTGAAGGTTTTCCCACACTCATTACATATTAGTGGACTTTCAGCTGTGGGAATCCCCTCATGACCAGTTAGGTCCACACTGTGCTGGAAGCTCTGGTCATCCATGTCATATGGATGTGGCCTCTCTACTGTAGAGATTTCCTGACATGCCATCAGGTTTAAGCTCAGACTGAAGCGACTGTCAAAACCATTATAGTCCAGATCTTTCTCCACCAAGGGGCCCCTAAGGAGCCCCATGGTCACTGGTGTGAAGTCCCTTTCCTGGGAGAGGGACTGCAGCAGCCTCCTGCCTTCAGGGACTCCCCAGTCTCTTTCTGCTACATCATCACATAGACCTCCAAGCT
It includes:
- the ZNF16 gene encoding zinc finger protein 16 isoform X3 → MPSLRTRYEEAEMELSAPGPSPWTPAAHARVSDAPAVTHSGSAVCSPLCCGDTEPETICPHYQQPDCDSRTEDKEFLHKEDICEDLESQAEIPENYAGNVSQVPELGGLCDDVAERDWGVPEGRRLLQSLSQERDFTPVTMGLLRGPLVEKDLDYNGFDSRFSLSLNLMACQEISTVERPHPYDMDDQSFQHSVDLTGHEGIPTAESPLICNECGKTFRGNPDLIEHQIAHTGETSFMCDDCGKTFSQNSVLKNHHRSNMSEKAYQCSECGKAFHGHSDFSKHQSHHSNERPYMCNECGKAFSQNSSLKKHQKSHISEKPYECSECGKAFRRSSNLIQHQRIHSGEKPYVCSECGKAFRRSSNLVKHHRTHTGEKPFECGECGKTFSQSAHLRKHQRVHTGEKPYECNDCGKPFSRVSNLIKHHRVHTGEKPYKCSDCGKAFSQSSSLIQHRRIHTGEKPHVCNVCGKAFSYSSVLRKHQIIHTGEKPYRCNVCGKAFSHSSALIQHQGVHTGDKPYECHECGKTFGRSSNLILHQRVHTGEKPYECTECGKTFSQSSTLIQHQRIHNGLKPHECNQCGKAFNRSSNLIHHQKVHTGEKPYTCVECGKGFSQSSHLIQHQIIHTGERPYKCSECGKAFSQRSVLIQHQRIHTGVKPFDCAACGKAFSQRSKLVKHQLIHTRE
- the ZNF16 gene encoding zinc finger protein 16 isoform X1, with translation MSLFQARPLEDVPVMPSLRTRYEEAEMELSAPGPSPWTPAAHARVSDAPAVTHSGSAVCSPLCCGDTEPETICPHYQQPDCDSRTEDKEFLHKEDICEDLESQAEIPENYAGNVSQVPELGGLCDDVAERDWGVPEGRRLLQSLSQERDFTPVTMGLLRGPLVEKDLDYNGFDSRFSLSLNLMACQEISTVERPHPYDMDDQSFQHSVDLTGHEGIPTAESPLICNECGKTFRGNPDLIEHQIAHTGETSFMCDDCGKTFSQNSVLKNHHRSNMSEKAYQCSECGKAFHGHSDFSKHQSHHSNERPYMCNECGKAFSQNSSLKKHQKSHISEKPYECSECGKAFRRSSNLIQHQRIHSGEKPYVCSECGKAFRRSSNLVKHHRTHTGEKPFECGECGKTFSQSAHLRKHQRVHTGEKPYECNDCGKPFSRVSNLIKHHRVHTGEKPYKCSDCGKAFSQSSSLIQHRRIHTGEKPHVCNVCGKAFSYSSVLRKHQIIHTGEKPYRCNVCGKAFSHSSALIQHQGVHTGDKPYECHECGKTFGRSSNLILHQRVHTGEKPYECTECGKTFSQSSTLIQHQRIHNGLKPHECNQCGKAFNRSSNLIHHQKVHTGEKPYTCVECGKGFSQSSHLIQHQIIHTGERPYKCSECGKAFSQRSVLIQHQRIHTGVKPFDCAACGKAFSQRSKLVKHQLIHTRE
- the ZNF16 gene encoding zinc finger protein 16 isoform X2, yielding MVPVMPSLRTRYEEAEMELSAPGPSPWTPAAHARVSDAPAVTHSGSAVCSPLCCGDTEPETICPHYQQPDCDSRTEDKEFLHKEDICEDLESQAEIPENYAGNVSQVPELGGLCDDVAERDWGVPEGRRLLQSLSQERDFTPVTMGLLRGPLVEKDLDYNGFDSRFSLSLNLMACQEISTVERPHPYDMDDQSFQHSVDLTGHEGIPTAESPLICNECGKTFRGNPDLIEHQIAHTGETSFMCDDCGKTFSQNSVLKNHHRSNMSEKAYQCSECGKAFHGHSDFSKHQSHHSNERPYMCNECGKAFSQNSSLKKHQKSHISEKPYECSECGKAFRRSSNLIQHQRIHSGEKPYVCSECGKAFRRSSNLVKHHRTHTGEKPFECGECGKTFSQSAHLRKHQRVHTGEKPYECNDCGKPFSRVSNLIKHHRVHTGEKPYKCSDCGKAFSQSSSLIQHRRIHTGEKPHVCNVCGKAFSYSSVLRKHQIIHTGEKPYRCNVCGKAFSHSSALIQHQGVHTGDKPYECHECGKTFGRSSNLILHQRVHTGEKPYECTECGKTFSQSSTLIQHQRIHNGLKPHECNQCGKAFNRSSNLIHHQKVHTGEKPYTCVECGKGFSQSSHLIQHQIIHTGERPYKCSECGKAFSQRSVLIQHQRIHTGVKPFDCAACGKAFSQRSKLVKHQLIHTRE